TTCGACGCAACCTGCTCGCTCTCCGTCTTCTCATCCAAAACCGACTGCCCGGTCTCCGTCACCGGTCCAGACTTCAATACCGATCGCAACATCATCTTGTGGCTGGATCACCGCGCTACAAATGAAACGGACCTGATCAATGCCACTAAGCACAAGGTGCTGCGCTATGTCGGTGATACGATGTctctggagatggagattccGAAGATCCTGTGGCTGAAGAATCATATGCCGCCCGAGGTATTTTCGGAGTGCAAGTTCTatgatcttgttgatgcgCTGACCCATATTGCGACGGGCGGCGAGGCGCGCAGTTTCTCCAGTATGGTGTGTAAGCAGGCCTATCTGCCGAAGGGGGTTGAAGGAAGTACGACAGGATGGCAGAAGGATTTTCTGGAGGAAATAGGACTAGGTGAACTGGCAAACGGGGGCTTCAGTCAGATTGGTGGTGTCAACGGTGAAGTGAGTAGTCAAATAACCCTTTCGCTAACCATATGCTAAACTCGTGTTCTAACATATGACAGACCGGTCAGCATCTAAGCGCGGGCGAATGTGCCGGTACCCTCTGCGAAAAAGCAGCCAGCGAGCTCGGCCTCCGCCCTGGAATCGCGATCGGAAGTGGTGTCATTGATGCATACGCAGGCTGGATTGGAACCGTTGGCGCCAAAGTAGAGATGGAACTGAACGGTCACAAGGGAACCACATACAAGGCAGGCGACGGTCGTATTGAAGCATTCAAACGCCTCGCCGTCGTGGCCGGGACATCAACCTGCCACATCGCAATGTCACCCAACCCGGTGTTCGTCCCCGGTGTATGGGGACCATACCGAGATACCATCTTCGCCGACTGCTGGATGGCTGAAGGAGGCCAGTCTGCCACCGGCCAACTTCTACGACATGTCCTTGAAACACACCCAGCATCAAAAGCAGCTTTCGCCCTCGCTGAAAGCCAGGGAACAAACAtcttcagcctcctcaacacccaccTCGAAACCCTAACCGCCAAGCGCAAGCTCCCCTGCATCGGCAAACTAGCGcgatatttctttttctacGGCGACCTCTTCGGAAACCGGTCACCTCTCGCAGACCCGAAAATGACCGGCTCCCTCGTCGGTCTCACCAGCGACACCTCGATCGAAAACCTCGCGATCCACTACTACGGCACGCTCGAATTCATCGCCCTGCAAACAAAGCAAATAGTCGACACAATGAACAGCTCCGGCCACTCTATCAGCTCCATATTCATGTCCGGATCGCAGTGCCAGAACGACATATTGGTCAAATTGATTGCGTCCGCGTGTAACATGCCCGTCGTCGTTCCGCGCGGACGTTACGTCGAGGCGGCTGTGTGCCACGGGGCTGCAATGCTGGGTGTGAAAGCTGGAAACGTAGATTCTGAGGGACAGACTCTTGATTTGTGGGACGTTATTGACCATATGAGCAAGCATGGGAGCATCTTCTATCCGGCTGAGGGAGGATATGAGAAAACGCTTCTTGCTGCCAAGTATCAGGTCTTTCTGGACCAGTGTCAGCGACAGCGTGAGTATCGTGCGATGGTAGACAAGGTTTTTTAGCTTGTAAAGTTTACCTTTAGTTTCTATTCTAATATGATGGTTCTGAGGTTTCTGAATTTAATGTTGTAAACGGATATACATCTGGGCATCGACTAAACGCCTACAACGATTGAAAGCTAAGGGCGCaatataagaaaaataaCCTTTAAATgctactattatataaatatatgtAAATACTTTATGAATACTTTAATGAATACTCTTCTCCCTCGGTCTACCGGAGAATCACGTGCGCACCCCAGTTTTCTCCCCAGACTCCATCGCGAACCAACATCACATCTACATCTACGACCCAATTGCATTTAAATCAATGACATGGATCCAGACCTAGAAAGCCCATCTCCCAGATCAGAGAACCACCAAGAGGACAGCCAGCCGCCTCCGAATAAAAGGCCGAAAACCGGCACAGTGCGCCGAAAGCCCGCCTGCCAAACATGTCGACGGCGAAAGATCCGCTGCGACAATGGCCACCCGGCATGCGGGTTCTGCCATTCTAATGACATCGACTGCGTGTATGTTTCGCGCGGAGATGATAGTACTATTGGTCGACAGTGTGTGCCTCCGATTTGACTCCTACAGTGACTTGATGTACTAAATTCTAAATAGGGAGTTCGGCAAAGTATTAGACCGACTGGATACATTATCCAAGACAGTCGAGAacatccagcagcttctGAGCTCGCGGACAGAAACTCCGCAGCCAAACTGGAGCCGGAGTCAGATACAACTCCCAGAGCGCCACGAGCGAGAGCGCGAGCGCGTTCCCACCAGAGCAGAGGAGTGGCAACAGGACTACCTCCAGATCCCAGCATGCCGATGCAGCGCCGATGCAGTCCTCACATGGCCTATATTCAGCGGACAGTTCCGCGAAAACTCACTCATCACAACGCTGTTCCAGTACTCCCACGGGGTGGTCGAGTAtaggtcgaggtcgacggaGTCAGGGACACTGCCTGATGGGCTGCGCTTCACCCCAGATGAACAGATACCAGCGCTGGTGGACCAGTTTATTCAGAATGTGCACACGAAAAATCCGATATTGGATCTGGAAGCTCTGATTCGGTCTGGGCGGCATGCTGCGGAGTTTGGGTTGCAGTGGGATGCGCAGTCTTGTCTTGTTCTTATAGCCTGTGCGCTGGGGTGTATATCGCAGCCGTTTACTGCTTCTACGCAAGGGCCACAAGCGACGGGATCGCTTCATGAGGGATCTGGGTGGCGTGGTGGTTTGACGTCGAGCTCTGAGAGTCACCTGCGTGAGGGAGAGGCATTCTTCATGATGGCGCGGAAGAGGATCGGCTTGCTGCAGTATTCTGTTATTGGTGCGGAATGTCATTTTTTTGCGGGAGGTATGTTAATCATCGATTCAAGATATGTTGAAGCTAACTTGGCAGTGTATCTGATGTATACGTTTCGCCCGCTCTCAGCCTGGAACCACTTCTACCAAGCCTCGACGTTCTACCGACTGCGCCTGAGGTTGATTGAAGGCCTTGATAGGTCAGTGTACGAGGCTGAACAGCAACCATCCGTTGCTCAACGTTTTGAGCAAAGCTTGTACTGGTCGTGCTTCAAGTCCGAAGTGGAAATTCGCGTCGAACTGCCTCTGCCGCAGTCTGCGATTGCGGAATACGAATACCCAGCTCTCTTTCCTACGCCTCCTACGCT
This region of Aspergillus puulaauensis MK2 DNA, chromosome 5, nearly complete sequence genomic DNA includes:
- a CDS encoding uncharacterized protein (COG:S;~EggNog:ENOG410PM2P;~InterPro:IPR036864,IPR001138;~PFAM:PF00172;~TransMembrane:1 (i310-330o);~antiSMASH:Cluster_5.3;~go_function: GO:0000981 - DNA-binding transcription factor activity, RNA polymerase II-specific [Evidence IEA];~go_function: GO:0008270 - zinc ion binding [Evidence IEA];~go_process: GO:0006355 - regulation of transcription, DNA-templated [Evidence IEA]), which codes for MDPDLESPSPRSENHQEDSQPPPNKRPKTGTVRRKPACQTCRRRKIRCDNGHPACGFCHSNDIDCVYVSRGDDSTIGRQEFGKVLDRLDTLSKTVENIQQLLSSRTETPQPNWSRSQIQLPERHERERERVPTRAEEWQQDYLQIPACRCSADAVLTWPIFSGQFRENSLITTLFQYSHGVVEYRSRSTESGTLPDGLRFTPDEQIPALVDQFIQNVHTKNPILDLEALIRSGRHAAEFGLQWDAQSCLVLIACALGCISQPFTASTQGPQATGSLHEGSGWRGGLTSSSESHLREGEAFFMMARKRIGLLQYSVIGAECHFFAGVYLMYTFRPLSAWNHFYQASTFYRLRLRLIEGLDRSVYEAEQQPSVAQRFEQSLYWSCFKSEVEIRVELPLPQSAIAEYEYPALFPTPPTLSDEYPKHRDQMSDWNRSETPSVLDPVGLPGLGVSNHITKLFNEEQSWYYYLTEVALRRIGNRVLNAFYRGDSSTWSNIRPLIPMALEFESQINAWFANLPPAMKYYESNSSPGGAHQQGYNTTDTRESISLELSWALSNRFLEIRLWLYQPFLYFAVHHPIGPTAAAAASATRVILPPPINNEESAIIQDLVQSGLDCSLKILQARCLRHRHHGIWFDLRALVTASLIFIALTRSGNIKLPNIHPGGLKAHLSPTLETLTYWEDEAPDIKKARGVLDNLLRDLD
- a CDS encoding FGGY-family carbohydrate kinase (COG:G;~EggNog:ENOG410Q1M9;~InterPro:IPR018485,IPR018484,IPR006003,IPR000577, IPR043129;~PFAM:PF00370,PF02782;~go_function: GO:0016773 - phosphotransferase activity, alcohol group as acceptor [Evidence IEA];~go_process: GO:0005975 - carbohydrate metabolic process [Evidence IEA]); this translates as MQVKKGYYIGIDVGTGSARACIIDHNGDIVGLASKEIGLWQPEQEYYEQSTSNIWQCICTAVRQALAEQNIPPAEIHGIGFDATCSLSVFSSKTDCPVSVTGPDFNTDRNIILWLDHRATNETDLINATKHKVLRYVGDTMSLEMEIPKILWLKNHMPPEVFSECKFYDLVDALTHIATGGEARSFSSMVCKQAYLPKGVEGSTTGWQKDFLEEIGLGELANGGFSQIGGVNGETGQHLSAGECAGTLCEKAASELGLRPGIAIGSGVIDAYAGWIGTVGAKVEMELNGHKGTTYKAGDGRIEAFKRLAVVAGTSTCHIAMSPNPVFVPGVWGPYRDTIFADCWMAEGGQSATGQLLRHVLETHPASKAAFALAESQGTNIFSLLNTHLETLTAKRKLPCIGKLARYFFFYGDLFGNRSPLADPKMTGSLVGLTSDTSIENLAIHYYGTLEFIALQTKQIVDTMNSSGHSISSIFMSGSQCQNDILVKLIASACNMPVVVPRGRYVEAAVCHGAAMLGVKAGNVDSEGQTLDLWDVIDHMSKHGSIFYPAEGGYEKTLLAAKYQVFLDQCQRQREYRAMVDKVF